A single window of Chitinophaga sp. XS-30 DNA harbors:
- a CDS encoding FecR family protein — protein sequence MHEKQPIADLIAKHNRGLLSAAEQEAFFRLFERDDLDPEVADYLWQNYRQYADTAIWPEAFRRKFAERMTKRILRSAQPSAPKVVRMTPFLQRRWWRYAAAVLILAGTGAYLWSITRDQQAAAPAQLAQATVSPGTNGAVLTLADGTKVVLDSLGNGVVASQRGTDVVLKNGLLEYHTTDNGMQASYNTLEIPRGRQFQLVLPDGSKVWLNAASTIKYPTIFTGRERVVEISGEAFFDVEQDKAKPFIVKINNSTVIEVLATSFNINAYEQEQAVKTTLVEGSLRVNANNDRQMLKPGQQAQVAAGKPVRVVNNVNISQAMAWKNGYFDFNDVDLPVMMRQLERWYDIQVIYEGTVPDVTFKGKMDRNVQLSDVVGFLKNFGINASLQDRKLLISGS from the coding sequence ATGCATGAGAAACAGCCTATAGCCGACCTGATAGCGAAGCATAACAGGGGATTGTTGTCTGCCGCTGAACAAGAGGCCTTTTTTCGATTGTTTGAAAGGGATGATCTTGATCCGGAGGTAGCGGACTATCTGTGGCAAAACTACCGGCAGTATGCAGACACTGCCATCTGGCCCGAAGCCTTCCGCCGGAAGTTCGCGGAGCGAATGACCAAACGTATCCTCCGGTCTGCCCAACCTTCCGCTCCCAAAGTAGTTCGCATGACGCCTTTCCTGCAAAGGCGCTGGTGGCGCTATGCCGCCGCGGTGCTCATTTTAGCGGGAACAGGCGCTTATCTCTGGAGCATCACCCGCGATCAGCAGGCGGCAGCGCCCGCGCAGCTGGCTCAGGCCACGGTCTCCCCGGGCACCAATGGCGCCGTGCTTACCCTCGCCGATGGCACAAAGGTAGTGCTGGACAGCCTGGGCAACGGTGTAGTGGCTTCCCAGCGGGGAACGGACGTGGTGCTGAAAAACGGATTGCTGGAGTACCATACTACGGATAATGGCATGCAGGCCAGTTACAACACACTGGAGATACCCAGGGGCCGCCAGTTTCAGCTGGTGTTGCCGGATGGCTCAAAAGTGTGGCTGAACGCGGCCAGCACCATAAAATATCCCACCATCTTCACCGGAAGGGAGCGGGTTGTGGAGATCAGCGGCGAGGCTTTCTTTGACGTTGAGCAGGATAAAGCCAAACCATTCATCGTTAAAATAAACAACAGTACTGTAATTGAGGTGCTGGCCACCAGCTTCAACATCAATGCCTATGAGCAGGAGCAGGCGGTCAAAACAACACTGGTGGAAGGTTCGCTCCGGGTGAATGCGAATAACGACCGGCAGATGCTCAAACCCGGCCAGCAGGCGCAGGTAGCCGCGGGCAAGCCTGTGAGGGTGGTGAACAACGTCAACATCAGCCAGGCAATGGCCTGGAAGAACGGGTATTTTGACTTCAACGATGTTGATCTGCCGGTAATGATGCGTCAACTGGAAAGATGGTACGATATACAGGTGATCTACGAAGGAACGGTACCTGACGTTACATTTAAAGGGAAAATGGACAGGAATGTACAGCTGTCCGATGTAGTAGGCTTCCTGAAGAATTTCGGGATCAATGCCAGCCTGCAGGACCGGAAATTGTTGATATCCGGTTCCTGA
- a CDS encoding RNA polymerase sigma factor encodes MSESRSNREHELLLRVSRGDEQAFEQMIYLYSERVFFHALTFIKSWHQAEELVQDIFMRIWQKRDKLQQVENWDKYLFTVSRNFLINAVRRAGAKFELGEADDIPDLLTPDQQQENKELRILLDKAIQQLPDQKRAVFTMIHLEGESQEKVAQALGIATRTVRWNLVSAINEIRDFLHRHAVDPLPVILLLCLPAI; translated from the coding sequence TTGTCAGAAAGCCGATCAAATCGTGAACACGAACTGCTGCTGCGGGTATCCCGGGGAGATGAACAGGCATTTGAGCAAATGATCTACCTGTACTCGGAGCGCGTATTTTTCCATGCCCTTACTTTCATCAAATCATGGCACCAGGCGGAAGAACTGGTACAGGATATCTTTATGAGGATCTGGCAGAAGCGTGACAAGCTTCAGCAGGTAGAGAACTGGGACAAGTATCTTTTCACGGTAAGCAGAAATTTCCTGATCAATGCCGTACGGCGCGCCGGTGCGAAGTTTGAGCTTGGTGAGGCCGATGATATCCCCGATCTGTTAACCCCCGATCAGCAGCAGGAGAACAAGGAGCTGCGCATCCTGCTGGATAAAGCCATTCAGCAGTTGCCGGACCAGAAACGCGCTGTTTTCACCATGATCCACCTGGAGGGCGAAAGCCAGGAAAAGGTGGCCCAGGCATTAGGGATCGCCACCCGCACCGTCCGCTGGAACCTGGTCTCCGCTATTAATGAGATCAGGGATTTCCTGCACCGGCATGCAGTAGACCCGCTTCCTGTCATTTTGCTGCTTTGCCTGCCGGCAATATAG
- the maoP gene encoding DUF413 domain-containing protein — protein sequence MNTNNKTTHIEYIKAKGKFAIACNTIIFSNEEIKLLEKYGHWLEALSSGTLLPCSPKQQQFIEVIRAQRKPETNIENLWFKYIKRKEIEAKYGKTLYATPTLKDDPFYNRDMAKMLKRTMFKVTKENHKNDIK from the coding sequence ATGAATACCAACAATAAGACAACCCATATTGAGTACATCAAAGCAAAGGGGAAATTTGCCATTGCCTGCAATACTATTATCTTCTCAAATGAAGAAATCAAACTTCTGGAAAAATACGGACATTGGCTTGAAGCATTAAGTAGCGGTACGCTTTTGCCATGTAGCCCAAAGCAACAACAATTCATCGAAGTAATCCGGGCGCAGCGAAAACCCGAAACCAATATTGAAAATTTATGGTTCAAATACATCAAGAGAAAAGAGATTGAAGCCAAATATGGTAAAACTCTATATGCGACACCCACTCTCAAGGATGACCCTTTCTATAATCGAGACATGGCAAAAATGCTTAAAAGGACCATGTTTAAAGTAACAAAAGAAAATCATAAAAACGATATAAAATAA
- a CDS encoding LysR family transcriptional regulator, with protein sequence MLLDLEWLRSFKAIYEYGTLTKAAQALYISQPGISLHLTSLESYTGYKLFDRSARKMVPTERGKVLYNFVTEPLCKLETVEQLFHRSSRTDRATISIGMCFETFQFTLERHISSLPFNVIIKFGEYPQMLQDLDNGLLDLIVTPRKGEQANLEYKAFSKEKIVLVCGSGTDIKPIKKLINANKLREAENWLKQQIWYSTAADMEHQKRFWQANFERHMDFKPNYIVPNISSIVRCLSNNHGFSVLPDFLCREEMASGGIKLVWEGKNVLENTLHFGTRKRTMFKKEIDMIIDIFENQPKKA encoded by the coding sequence ATGTTACTGGATCTGGAATGGCTCAGAAGCTTTAAAGCCATTTACGAATATGGAACGCTCACCAAGGCGGCACAAGCGCTGTATATCTCGCAGCCGGGGATAAGCCTGCATCTGACTTCGCTGGAAAGCTACACGGGCTACAAACTTTTCGACCGTTCCGCCAGGAAGATGGTACCCACGGAACGCGGGAAGGTGTTGTACAACTTCGTAACAGAACCGCTGTGCAAGCTGGAAACCGTTGAGCAGCTGTTTCACCGAAGCTCCAGGACAGACCGCGCCACCATCAGCATAGGCATGTGCTTCGAAACATTCCAGTTCACGCTGGAAAGACACATCTCTTCCCTGCCTTTCAATGTGATCATCAAATTCGGGGAGTACCCGCAAATGCTGCAGGATCTCGACAACGGGCTGCTGGACCTCATCGTTACGCCCCGGAAGGGAGAACAGGCCAACCTTGAATACAAGGCGTTTTCAAAGGAAAAGATCGTGCTGGTATGCGGCTCCGGAACAGATATCAAACCCATAAAAAAGCTGATCAACGCCAACAAGCTCAGGGAAGCGGAAAACTGGCTGAAACAGCAGATATGGTACAGCACGGCGGCGGACATGGAGCATCAGAAACGGTTCTGGCAGGCGAATTTTGAGCGGCATATGGATTTCAAGCCCAATTACATCGTTCCCAATATCAGCTCCATCGTACGCTGCCTCAGCAATAACCACGGCTTCTCCGTATTGCCGGATTTCCTGTGCCGGGAAGAAATGGCTTCCGGAGGGATCAAACTGGTATGGGAAGGAAAGAACGTCCTCGAAAACACCCTCCATTTCGGAACAAGAAAAAGGACCATGTTCAAAAAGGAAATTGATATGATCATTGATATTTTTGAGAACCAGCCCAAAAAGGCGTGA
- a CDS encoding flagellar motor protein MotB: MKLRIISSALLMIAIVGAGCVSNKKFAQLQTTYNDLLNQNRALDSKYQIAQRDLSGATARVQSLEEQIASQRTGLAALQAALDKCLNSTSQGNTNISKLVDEINASNRYIQHLVNTKNKSDSLNMVLTNNLTRSLSREELRDVDVQVLKGVVYISLSDNMLYKSGSYEISPAAGETLGKIAKIIMDYKDYDVLIEGNTDNVPISQKNIRNNWDLSALRASSVVQALQNNYGVDPKRLTAGGRGEYNPIASNDSDAGKMKNRRTQIIITPKLDQFMELIEKAPEPTEGAAAADSTSGS; the protein is encoded by the coding sequence ATGAAACTACGTATCATATCATCAGCTTTGCTGATGATAGCCATCGTTGGAGCAGGTTGTGTGAGCAACAAGAAGTTTGCCCAGTTGCAGACCACTTATAACGATCTGCTGAATCAGAACAGGGCGCTGGACAGCAAATATCAGATTGCCCAGCGGGACCTTTCCGGGGCTACGGCCAGGGTGCAAAGCCTCGAAGAGCAGATCGCATCCCAACGCACGGGGCTGGCAGCCCTGCAGGCGGCGCTGGACAAATGTCTGAATTCCACCAGCCAGGGTAATACCAATATTTCCAAACTGGTGGACGAGATCAATGCGTCCAACCGGTACATCCAGCACCTTGTGAACACCAAGAACAAGAGCGATTCGCTGAACATGGTGCTCACCAACAACCTGACCCGTTCTTTAAGCCGGGAAGAGCTGAGGGATGTGGATGTGCAGGTACTGAAAGGCGTGGTGTACATATCGCTTTCGGATAACATGCTCTACAAATCAGGCAGCTACGAGATCTCCCCCGCGGCAGGTGAAACGCTCGGCAAGATCGCCAAGATCATTATGGATTATAAGGATTATGATGTGCTGATCGAAGGTAATACCGATAACGTGCCCATCTCGCAGAAGAACATCCGTAATAACTGGGACCTGAGCGCATTGCGGGCATCTTCCGTGGTGCAGGCATTGCAGAACAACTATGGCGTCGACCCGAAAAGGCTGACCGCAGGCGGCAGGGGAGAGTACAATCCCATTGCTTCGAATGACAGCGATGCCGGAAAGATGAAGAACAGGCGTACGCAGATCATCATCACACCGAAACTCGACCAGTTCATGGAGCTGATCGAAAAGGCGCCGGAACCAACTGAAGGCGCTGCAGCAGCGGATTCTACTTCAGGTTCCTGA
- a CDS encoding thioredoxin domain-containing protein, which yields MKKTIWVILMIGCFVPVMGQAGKGIQFFKGSWPELVAEAGKQQKMIFVDVYTDWCGPCKQMDKFVFPEEEVGKRYNPGFISYKLNAEKGEGIKIAGNFNIRAYPTFLYLDSEGYLIMKKIGETDAAGLTRLADSALRIAEKSTLANMEKSFRNGNREPAFLRRYITRLTQLDQDNTPALDEYFKALPYADLKKEETLLFLGNNVFSTQSCSFVFLMEHYPSLSQAAKDQLQDRLYAQIVGRSIPNALTQKRFTEFQPLLAYTAMLNPLNEPQQVYLERLKLVYYDLVRDQEEVKKTAYRWVARLDRISNDSIQAEDERQYKKFITPYMDGTKDSTIQPAFQEERELVRTVYSSQIAYKYYYPASLFASLPDTDIPALRDALQWVSRAQQLAPGQKVYTALAESLRKRLK from the coding sequence ATGAAAAAAACAATATGGGTGATCCTGATGATCGGCTGCTTTGTTCCGGTAATGGGGCAGGCCGGTAAAGGCATACAGTTCTTTAAAGGAAGCTGGCCGGAACTGGTAGCCGAAGCCGGGAAACAGCAAAAGATGATCTTTGTTGATGTGTACACGGACTGGTGCGGTCCCTGCAAGCAAATGGACAAGTTCGTGTTTCCGGAGGAAGAAGTAGGGAAAAGATACAATCCCGGTTTTATCAGTTATAAACTGAATGCGGAAAAGGGTGAAGGAATAAAGATCGCCGGCAATTTCAATATCCGTGCTTATCCGACTTTCCTGTATCTGGATAGTGAAGGTTACCTGATCATGAAGAAGATCGGGGAGACGGATGCTGCGGGATTAACCCGTCTGGCGGATTCAGCATTGCGGATAGCGGAGAAAAGCACGCTGGCCAACATGGAAAAATCTTTCCGCAACGGCAACCGCGAGCCGGCATTTCTCCGGCGTTACATCACCCGGCTTACACAACTGGACCAGGATAATACCCCTGCGCTGGATGAATATTTCAAAGCGCTGCCATACGCTGATCTGAAAAAGGAAGAAACACTGCTGTTCCTGGGCAATAATGTATTCAGTACGCAGAGCTGTTCATTTGTTTTTCTGATGGAACACTATCCCTCGTTAAGCCAGGCGGCAAAGGACCAGCTGCAGGACCGTCTGTATGCGCAGATCGTGGGCCGTTCCATCCCCAATGCCCTGACGCAGAAAAGATTTACGGAGTTCCAACCACTCCTGGCTTATACCGCTATGCTGAATCCGTTGAATGAGCCTCAGCAGGTGTACCTGGAAAGGCTGAAGCTGGTGTATTACGACCTGGTGAGGGACCAGGAGGAGGTAAAGAAAACCGCGTACCGGTGGGTAGCGCGGCTGGACCGCATCTCCAATGATTCCATTCAGGCGGAAGACGAGCGGCAGTACAAAAAGTTCATCACGCCTTATATGGACGGAACAAAAGATAGTACGATCCAGCCCGCCTTTCAGGAGGAAAGAGAGTTGGTGCGGACCGTATATTCCAGCCAGATCGCTTACAAGTACTATTACCCGGCATCGCTTTTTGCCTCGCTGCCGGATACGGATATCCCTGCCTTGCGCGATGCCCTGCAATGGGTCAGCAGGGCGCAGCAACTGGCGCCGGGGCAAAAGGTCTATACCGCGCTGGCGGAATCCTTGCGCAAAAGGCTGAAATGA